A section of the Cydia splendana chromosome 1, ilCydSple1.2, whole genome shotgun sequence genome encodes:
- the LOC134796785 gene encoding protein bark beetle isoform X2, producing MECCKDTGVQKRHSQFSDTKYKWRTAVLMVLCWVCVSGQELGYSETDPYLLNKSLGLTELAGGIVAGGRTVWKSEGSPYLLRDDLLVEREAELVVEPGVEVRFAPMIGITVRGRLIAVGAHQNGITFTSTEEPPKSSKPIPDIRLVDGPSILAGRVQLLHRGQWRSVCTNSRNWTINDMETACRQLGFMGGSFYNWMDRQPGRRARLLFEEPKCKGTEYDLFQCDWNSRQLGSGVCDYHPDLAIQCSPHHDDNELGNSGRHWRGLRFENAVYERILTAANTLYVPTSMSRLEHIIVRNAGLGRDNNATSALDVIGVPPVMRDIEISNSAFNAINVTSPNAPIVINNCTIQNNRGYGVYVNSTYGMTKIENCLIHDNGGDGVKYVVHEMNIDEKFDRSEIFDLCTMASTPSQTFPIQMTVEQSRYSNMERDCEQKFYTRADHVLTLSFLKIITSRNDTGEIFVYDGLTLNDKLLVSFSLRNYSRPQSVTSTRNRMYVRFKANTRTDITGFLRLTSGVNKVYDLNVTDTIISDNNGRGVVIENLRSQIHIHRTSISNNNHVAGLQVVNGAGDVNVTESRISFNQGDGINITVTGGNRNISRSILSSNQGYGIAVWINNTQETEYLPTNQTTVIEYSEIFKNLDVGILHGNFCTDSWINITGNWFNMSMESTIDISTCWRLIMPKKPLNLQIGHNRFYQSQKVPIKIQPALNIIGRIEYNYFEHGEYGALVILNRMEGKHIEEFEILPAQFNIQHNYFFGNKGPFVVNLGLSPYSDLQYILFSRNYLRDNKVREPFEPLEGVSSRLTPRSRVAATIVLASSNIDVYRNIINNPEAQYEIGSHVEDQSKILNCTYNWLGSGEEEKVYSRLFHRKDRYNLAKISYMPYLLHSSNPGATQINYNQLYVPQFNIPGTFTVGGEVEGIEILRPGEYDVDKDINVRPGGKLVIQSGVTLKFPPAIGMMIAGKLDARGKRPSDITFTLKEEVIMTNDSVYETDPELEPTTPGYSEPIVPIRLLGGRTQHEGRLQVRINDRWGTVCNYKWNVINAALVCHQLGLALNPNDWFLEPSEIPSAGMTEDVILSNVECTEFDDDITKCKAETMENFENSCSHENDVGIRCYETSWAGVRFSVISERSDLQYVSIEKAGLLDYSSNTFKPALQLDFARHGLESVKIANNYHDGLGIIYSDLYGADAINTVRNSEFSNNRGSGISFKQLGLKVYSSVIENNNIAGISHNPHIPGLQQREIAGWFNLDPGFNMDESNYHPIMLPEFETDISLANGETRHIVFTKHYDENIVKTYNIKCNPGYVLGLQLLNPIHNFSTEIICIYDSQNINEASTKWCLDRDLSTFPTTSNSFGVVLTYESGKTALGGVVLVVSTIIAPVQNLRNRIVKGPVPTLQVANTKIKGNTKGIRSLYYNRYLNELGDHFLRKANETIKIINCEIAHNKEEAVYINTPFWDIHDSNITEITIMINSSLITDNGKGIYHFARDLRSSNNLYHYILQDNTVERNKLGGFEISLPYVWQYNENFTHSVYMNNNTWRSNQNFGLSIDGHFAEVNITKNVFTNNNCKTGCIAVRGMEKKMKVDGNLIERNNGQFMVQFFMDSQSEIMGLVYAVFIYNQVKNNRPVLQVTRGALVKSTDPTYALGFKGIQKVKVSRNLFGKNDLQYTLLAGIKTAKTNNLLDVTENWWGSSDEQEIKRQIFDFDDWNNHAIATYLPYLLEDNFDSSLSVSFSPQTPIDVNNLGGRLTQDLTIEARIAPYIVKSDITVMPDVTLTITPGVILEFPPDVGILVMGTLQAIGHAQLPILMRPLRISNNAESNRIEKRDINHYSPYNHKQKRQLETLMVQDSIRLCTGRNCSINDNLLEKNNEGFLEYYNRTTLQWVPMCDNRFTERNAQVVCRELGFDPINVFFAHDRRVEYHSNSLSRIWSWPEPLQCVGTEGRYEDCPIRLNGQLYGHRHECKWDSEYVFIHCGKRNLDESLEYWGGIRFAYPEFEYSLYEHRIHDHHTHETMKKVESALEHVHITGAGVLHNERSPAIQSIVKNPRIRNVNISKCAYHGINIVSPTDSIDMMFNTVNDVLGEGLSAISMTGEGRESEESSFTPLKDLNLPYHMFSLVDICDSSKVITVEERVIIYYKYDNNPVNCVKIFKSMYRVKPFGFRLLQFNLFNHTMNYGKRDSLTLYDGDIYNITAPQIGYLENGSPDEKKLFKTVGASLSIKLFANGASSVHGFIAEIVTLPISSIGFSRDVHHNISSSVFTKNRDGAISYTSVGEVNPLVDITRNELVDNCLKLYGNFTSCQAAVRLDVQNTQTFVFRHNLVRGNVGGLALRADSRSSATSLRGWIHNNLFFLNHDLPSLKVEGRQSSPYQEVTIYRNYFTRNNVQFKDVIVLRQIVSNFTHNYVHLNTGQRILEVAGFDKVRLPIYQTTSHNGFYKNYALDREGRATVVAGTAGQHYVDNIFFNPDNDYEMITVNRSIALELWRTRIDAKHNYWSYNETLAVAGRIRDQSDNPLLLEVDYRPYHMNNLTVLGGGKCPPGWDAVAGTCFMYIGAPMTFADASNFCLSDNASLPYVSGNYEALYNFIQAQNQFFQYGDRVWVQHIDYLTQCTSFAISSVQVTECNQKHAFICEIDPKITIDPMAWQGDMLAVAFIGVLALVVVLVGAALVCWYSKSKHRHVQRLERRNSIRQSLHSVRSIGSINGGFPDNTYRRKLTQMSTRSTETLTKGSDYRKMLASTTSIESMEKSQFNSSMEDTQSYDIYEAHNPNPNIMQLKHSTFIKKSASPEYSVPQNNNRPYNLAYKNEGYRDNSNATSGAPSMNTVTTEEIPIIHHPGGLQSPQDDDTLSPTSDSQYFTSDTLPLRGRTDTLDLKNGLERQAKYSPYGAPSFGTQPKLSFLMELRSKMPEQPQPGAMPTTTFGQRKPITDQQQYYEDNLPSPLHLPVYTPDFSDHIPSYDSSPQDLSREFDASPTPGLVGRSKSEALLETNFDFDDNTESSSLPLTEASRTYSQPLETAM from the exons ATGGAGTGCTGTAAGGATACGGGAGTTCAGAAGAGACATAGTCAGTTCAGTGACACAAAGTACAAGTGGAGGACGGCAGTGTTGATGGTGTTGTGTTGGGTGTGCGTAAGTGGACAAGAGTTGGGATACAGTGAAACGGATCCTTATTTGTTGAACAAGTCGTTGGGATTGACGGAATTGGCGGGCGGGATCGTGGCTGGCGGACGAACTGTATGGAAAAGCGAAGGTAGTCCGTACCTCCTCCGAGATGACTTGCTGGTGGAAAGGGAAGCGGAGCTGGTCGTGGAGCCGGGCGTTGAAGTGCGGTTTGCACCTATGATTGGCATCACCGTGCGCGGAAGATTGATAGCTGTG GGTGCACATCAAAATGGTATTACCTTCACAAGCACTGAAGAGCCTCCTAAGTCAAGCAAACCCATTCCTGATATTCGGCTTGTTGACGGACCCTCGATATTAGCAGGAAGGGTGCAATTGTTACATCGAGGTCAATGGAGATCTGTCTGTACCAATTCTAGAAA TTGGACCATTAATGACATGGAAACAGCATGCAGACAACTAGGCTTTATGGGCGGGTCATTTTACAATTGGATGGATCGGCAACCGGGTCGACGCGCTCGTCTATTATTTGAGGAACCCAAGTGTAAAGGAACGGAGTATGACCTGTTCCAGTGCGACTGGAACTCGCGTCAATTAGGTTCTGGTGTCTGCGATTACCATCCCGACCTTGCTATTCAATGTTCGCCTCATCACGATGATAATGAACTCGGCAATTCTGGCAGACATTGGCGAGGATTACGTTTTGAAAATGCAGTATATGAAAGAATTCTTACTGCTGCTAACACTTTATACGTACCTACATCCATGTCGAGACTCGAGCATATCATTGTAAGAAACGCTGGTCTAGGAAGGGATAATAATGCTACTAGTGCTTTAGATGTAATAGGGGTACCACCAGTTATGAGAGACATTGAAATATCCAACTCTGCTTTTAACGCAATCAACGTGACGTCACCAAACGCGCCCATAGTAATTAACAACTGCACTATACAAAACAATAGAGGTTACGGTGTCTATGTGAATTCTACGTACGGCATGACCAAGATTGAGAATTGTTTAATTCACGATAACGGTGGGGATGGAGTAAAATATGTTGTGCATGAAATGAACATAGATGAGAAGTTTGATCGAAGCGAAATATTTGATCTCTGTACAATGGCTTCCACACCTAGTCAGACGTTCCCTATACAGATGACTGTAGAACAATCGAGATATTCCAATATGGAACGAGATTGTGAACAGAAATTTTACACGAGAGCTGATCATGTTTTAACTTTAAGCTTTCTTAAAATTATAACGAGTCGCAATGACACTGGAGAAATATTTGTTTACGACGGATTAACTCTGAATGATAAACTTCTGGTATCCTTTAGCTTGAGAAACTACTCAAGACCGCAGAGTGTGACGTCGACAAGAAACCGAATGTATGTACGATTTAAAGCTAATACAAGAACCGATATAACGGGTTTTCTGAGGCTGACTTCGGGTGTGAACAAAGTGTATGATTTAAATGTGACTGATACAATTATTTCTGATAATAATGGCAGAGGAGTCGTTATAGAAAATTTAAGATCGCAAATCCACATACACCGAACATCGATATCAAATAACAATCACGTAGCAGGATTGCAAGTTGTAAATGGAGCTGGAGATGTGAATGTAACTGAAAGTAGAATTTCTTTTAACCAAGGCGATGGTATAAATATAACAGTTACGGGTGGTAACAGAAACATATCACGAAGCATATTGAGTTCTAACCAAGGCTACGGTATCGCTGTATGGATTAATAACACTCAAGAAACAGAATACCTCCCAACAAACCAAACGACGGTTATTGAATATTCTGAGATATTTAAGAATCTAGATGTGGGTATATTACATGGTAATTTCTGTACAGACAGTTGGATTAACATTACAGGAAATTGGTTTAATATGAGCATGGAAAGTACAATCGATATATCTACGTGTTGGAGATTGATCATGCCAAAGAAACCATTAAATTTACAAATTGGTCACAATCGTTTTTACCAAAGTCAGAAGGTGCCTATAAAGATACAACCAGCTCTAAATATTATTGGACGAATAGAATATAATTATTTCGAACATGGTGAATACGGTGCTCTTGTTATCTTAAATAGGATGGAGGGAAAACACATAGAGGAGTTCGAAATACTGCCCGCTCAGTTTAACATACAGCACAATTATTTCTTTGGTAATAAAGGGCCCTTTGTGGTGAATTTGGGACTATCGCCATACAGCGATCTTCAGTACATATTATTCTCCAGAAACTATCTAAGAGACAATAAAGTGAGGGAACCATTTGAACCTCTGGAAGGAGTATCTTCCCGTTTAACACCGAGAAGTCGAGTAGCTGCCACAATTGTACTAGCTTCTAGCAATATTGACGTGTACAGGAATATTATTAACAATCCTGAGGCACAGTATGAGATTGGTTCTCATGTTGAAGATCaaagcaaaattttaaattgcACATACAACTGGCTCGGTTCGGGCGAAGAAGAAAAAGTGTACAGTAGATTATTTCACAGAAAAGACCGATACAATTTAGCAAAGATTAGTTACATGCCTTATTTACTACATAGTAGCAATCCTGGTGCAACacaaattaattataatcaactATATGTTCCACAATTTAATATTCCTGGTACTTTTACCGTTGGTGGAGAAGTGGAAGGCATAGAAATACTACGACCCGGAGAATACGATGTAGACAAAGATATTAATGTACGTCCTGGCGGCAAATTGGTAATACAATCCGGAGTTACATTAAAGTTCCCTCCGGCTATAGGTATGATGATAGCAGGAAAATTAGATGCAAGAGGGAAACGACCCAGTGATATTACATTTACTCTTAAAGAAGAAGTAATTATGACAAACGACAGTGTTTACGAAACAGATCCAGAACTCGAACCAACAACACCAGGATATTCAGAACCAATAGTGCCTATTCGACTCTTGGGTGGCAGGACGCAGCATGAAGGAAGACTGCAAGTAAGAATTAATGACAGGTGGGGTACCGTTTGTAATTATAAATGGAATGTAATCAATGCTGCTCTTGTCTGTCACCAGCTTGGATTAGCGTTAAATCCTAATGATTGGTTCCTCGAACCAAGTGAAATACCTTCTGCTGGGATGACTGAAGATGTTATTTTATCTAACGTCGAATGTACAGAATTCGATGATGATATAACGAAGTGTAAAGCAGAAACTATGGAAAACTTTGAAAATTCGTGTTCTCATGAAAATGATGTAGGAATTCGCTGCTATGAAACCAGTTGGGCTGGAGTAAGGTTCAGTGTTATCTCAGAAAGATCAGATTTACAGTATGTCAGTATCGAAAAAGCGGGACTTCTGGATTATTCATCTAATACTTTCAAACCTGCACTGCAATTGGATTTTGCCAGACATGGATTAGAAAGTGTAAAAATTGCTAACAATTATCATGATGGGTTAGGTATTATATATTCCGATTTGTACGGTGCTGATGCTATAAATACCGTTCGTAATTCAGAATTCAGTAATAATAGAGGCAGTGGTATAAGCTTCAAACAACTTGGCTTGAAGGTGTATAGTTCAGTCATAGAAAATAATAACATTGCTGGTATATCTCACAACCCTCACATACCCGGCTTGCAACAAAGAGAAATTGCTGGCTGGTTTAATTTAGATCCAGGCTTCAATATGGACGAATCAAATTACCATCCGATCATGTTACCTGAATTTGAAACCGATATAAGTTTAGCAAACGGAGAAACGCGGCATATTGTGTTTACTAAACATTACGATGAAAATATCGTAAAAACGTACAACATCAAATGCAACCCAGGATATGTTCTTGGACTTCAACTTTTAAACCCGATCCACAATTTTTCTACAGAAATTATATGCATATATGATTCACAAAATATAAACGAAGCTAGTACAAAGTGGTGTCTTGATCGTGATCTATCCACATTTCCTACAACAAGCAACAGTTTCGGTGTCGTGCTTACATATGAAAGTGGAAAGACTGCTCTAGGAGGTGTTGTGCTCGTTGTCAGCACTATTATTGCACCTGTACAAAATCTACGAAATAGAATTGTCAAAGGACCGGTGCCAACACTTCAAGTTGCTAATACCAAAATAAAAGGTAACACGAAAGGTATCAGATCCCTGTATTACAACAGGTACTTAAACGAGCTTGGCGATCACTTTTTACGAAAAGCTAACGAAACCATTAAAATTATCAATTGTGAAATAGCACACAATAAAGAAGAAGCTGTATATATCAATACTCCATTTTGGGATATTCACGATAGCAACATAACCGAGATAAcgattatgattaacagtagTTTGATAACAGACAACGGAAAAGGAATTTATCACTTCGCGCGCGATTTGAGGAGTTCTAATAACTTGTATCACTATATCCTTCAAGACAATACCGTGGAACGGAATAAACTAGGAGGTTTTGAAATAAGCCTGCCTTATGTATGGCAATATAATGAAAATTTCACACATTCGGTTTATATGAACAATAACACTTGGCGCTCCAATCAAAATTTTGGTCTCTCTATTGATGGCCACTTTGCAGAAGTTAACATAACAAAAAACGTATTTACTAATAACAATTGTAAAACTGGGTGCATCGCTGTTCGCGGTATGGAAAAGAAAATGAAAGTTGACGGAAATCTGATTGAACGGAACAATGGTCAATTCATGGTTCAATTCTTTATGGACAGCCAAAGCGAAATCATGGGACTCGTGTACGCAGTGTTCATTTATAATCAAGTAAAAAATAACAGACCTGTGTTACAAGTAACTCGAGGTGCATTAGTCAAAAGTACTGATCCCACGTATGCACTCGGTTTTAAAGGAATTCAGAAAGTTAAAGTCAGCAGAAATTTGTTTGGCAAGAACGATCTACAATATACTCTGCTGGCTGGTATCAAAACAGCCAAGACAAATAATTTACTAGACGTTACCGAAAATTGGTGGGGAAGTTCGGATGAACAAGAAATAAAAAGACAAATATTCGATTTTGATGATTGGAACAATCATGCTATTGCTACTTATTTACCGTATTTACTAGAAGATAACTTTGATTCTAGTTTATCAGTTTCCTTTAGCCCTCAGACCCCCATAGATGTCAATAACCTTGGCGGCCGACTCACGCAAGATCTTACCATTGAAGCTCGCATTGCTCCATATATAGTAAAGTCGGACATAACAGTTATGCCCGATGTAACACTCACTATCACCCCAGGCGTAATACTAGAATTTCCTCCAGATGTTGGAATTTTGGTCATGGGAACACTCCAAGCAATTGGCCATGCTCAGTTGCCTATATTAATGAGACCACTAAGAATATCAAACAATGCTGAAAGTAACAGAATTGAAAAGAGGGATATCAACCATTATTCTCCCTACAACCATAAACAAAAAAGACAATTAGAAACTCTTATGGTGCAAGACTCCATTAGACTATGCACGGGCCGTAACTGTTCAATCAATGATAACCTTTTGGAGAAAAACAACGAGGGTTTCTTAGAATACTACAATCGGACCACATTGCAATGGGTACCTATGTGTGATAATCGCTTTACTGAAAGAAATGCTCAAGTGGTTTGTAGAGAACTAGGCTTTGATCCAATAAACGTATTCTTCGCACACGACAGACGAGTAGAATATCACAGCAACTCCTTATCCCGCATATGGTCCTGGCCCGAGCCTTTGCAATGTGTTGGTACTGAGGGTCGTTATGAAGACTGCCCTATAAGACTAAATGGTCAGCTATACGGTCATCGACATGAATGTAAATGGGACTCTGAATACGTATTCATACATTGTGGCAAGAGAAATTTAGACGAGTCTTTAGAATATTGGGGAGGCATAAGATTTGCTTACCCCGAATTCGAATATTCTCTTTATGAACATAGAATTCATGATCATCATACTCACGAAACCATGAAGAAAGTAGAGAGTGCTTTAGAACATGTTCATATAACTGGCGCTGGTGTTCTTCACAATGAACGTTCACCTGCAATTCAAAGTATTGTTAAAAATCCACGAATAAGAAACGTAAACATAAGTAAGTGTGCCTATCACGGCATAAACATTGTGTCTCCCACCGATTCGATCGACATGATGTTCAATACTGTAAATGATGTCTTAGGTGAAGGGCTCAGCGCAATATCGATGACTGGAGAAGGTAGGGAGTCTGAAGAGTCCAGCTTTACACCATTAAAGGATCTGAATCTTCCGTATCACATGTTTTCTCTCGTTGATATCTGCGACAGTAGCAAAGTTATAACAGTTGAGGAGAGAgtcattatttattacaagtaTGACAATAATCCTgtaaattgtgtcaaaatattcaaAAGCATGTACAGAGTAAAACCATTTGGATTTAGACTTCTGCAATTCAACTTGTTCAATCATACAATGAACTACGGAAAGCGAGATTCGTTAACTTTATACGACGGAGATATTTACAATATAACAGCTCCTCAAATTGGATATTTAGAAAATGGATCTCCAGATGAAAAGAAACTTTTTAAGACTGTCGGGGCCAGTTTAAGTATAAAATTGTTCGCTAATGGCGCATCCTCGGTTCATGGATTCATTGCTGAAATAGTCACCCTGCCTATATCTTCTATTGGATTCA GTCGTGACGTGCATCATAATATATCTAGCAGTGTATTTACAAAGAACAGGGATGGCGCTATAAGTTATACTTCAGTGGGCGAAGTAAACCCTCTTGTCGATATTACTAGAAATGAACTTGTAGATAACTGTCTCAAACTTTATGGCAACTTTACGTCGTGCCAAGCCGCAGTGAGACTTGACGTCCAAAATACCCAGACCTTTGTATTCCGA CATAACCTGGTACGCGGCAATGTTGGTGGCTTGGCTTTGAGAGCTGACTCCAGAAGTTCTGCTACTTCGTTACGAGGATGGATACACAATAATCTGTTTTTCCTAAACCACGACTTACCAAGTCTTAAAGTAGAAG gACGCCAGTCATCACCCTACCAAGAAGTCACAATATATAGAAATTATTTCACTCGCAATAATGTACAATTCAAGGATGTAATTGTACTGCGTCAAATTGTCTCCAATTTCACACACAACTACGTTCATCTAAACACCGGCCAGAGAATCCTAGAGGTGGCTGGTTTTGATAAAGTTAGACTGCCTATTTACCAAACGACGTCTCACAACGGATTTTATAA AAATTACGCATTAGATCGCGAAGGGCGAGCAACGGTGGTAGCGGGTACCGCAGGGCAACATTATgtggataatattttctttaatcCCGACAACGATTATGAGATGATTACCGTTAATAGATctat CGCTCTGGAGCTCTGGCGTACTCGCATTGACGCCAAACATAACTATTGGAGTTATAACGAGACCTTAGCCGTAGCCGGCCGAATTAGAGATCAATCCGATAATCCACTTTTACTGGAAGTGGACTACAGACCGTACCACATGAATAATTTAACAGTGCTTGGAGGAGGCAAGTGCCCACCCGGTTGGGACGCTGTGGCCGGAACGTGCTTCATGTACATCGGGGCACCGATGACGTTTGCTGACGCTAGCAACTTTTGTTTG TCTGACAACGCATCCCTACCATACGTGTCTGGCAACTACGAAGCACTGTACAACTTCATCCAAGCCCAAAACCAATTTTTCCAATACGGCGACCGCGTGTGGGTGCAACACATTGACTATCTCACGCAATGCACTTCGTTCGCTATCTCCAGTGTTCAAGTTACTGAATGTAACCAGAAACATGCCTTCATTTGTGAGATTG ATCCAAAGATCACAATAGACCCCATGGCCTGGCAAGGAGATATGTTGGCGGTTGCTTTTATTGGTGTTTTGGCATTAGTTGTGGTATTGGTTGGTGCAGCCTTGGTCTGCTGGTATTCAAAGTCTAAACACAG ACATGTCCAGAGGCTAGAACGTCGCAATTCAATTAGGCAGTCACTCCATTCTGTCAGGTCCATCGGCAGCATCAACGGAGGTTTTCCAGATAATACTTATAGGAGAAAATTAACTCAAATG AGTACTAGATCAACAGAGACTTTAACCAAAGGCTCCGATTATCGAAAGATGCTCGCGTCCACGACCTCCATAGAGTCTATGGAGAAAAGTCAGTTCAATTCTTCCATGGAAGACACCCAAAGTTATGATATCTATGAAGCTCATAATCCCAACCCGAACATTATGCAACTGAAGCACagcacatttataaaaaaatccgCATCACCAGAGTATTCGGTACCACAAAATAATAACCGCCCTTACAATCTTGCATACAAAAACGAAGGCTACAGAGACAATTCGAACGCGACCAGTGGTGCTCCCTCAATGAATACGGTAACTACTGAAGAAATTCCCATAATACATCATCCCGGTGGTCTGCAATCTCCCCAAGATGATGACACATTATCTCCCACAAGTGATTCGCAATACTTCACATCGGATACTTTGCCTTTGCGAGGGAGGACAGATACCTTAGATCTGAAGAATGGGTTAGAGAGACAAGCAAAGTATAGTCCATATGGTGCTCCTAGCTTTGGCACACAACCGAAGTTATCTTTCCTTATGGAGCTGAGATCGAAAATGCCAGAGCAGCCGCAACCGGGCGCCATGCCAACTACTACATTTGGGCAAAGAAAGCCTATTACTG ATCAACAGCAGTATTATGAAGACAATTTACCAAGCCCACTGCATCTGCCAGTGTATACTCCAGACTTCTCTGACCACATTCCAAGCTACGACTCAAGTCCCCAAGATTTGTCTCGAGAATTCGATGCCTCGCCAACGCCAGGCTTAGTCGGAAGGTCTAAATCTGAAGCGTTACTAGAAACTAATTTTGATTTCGACGATAACACAGAGTCTAGTTCTTTACCTTTAACTGAAGCGAGCAGGACGTATAGTCAACCTTTAGAGACTGCTATGTGa